The Lycium barbarum isolate Lr01 chromosome 4, ASM1917538v2, whole genome shotgun sequence nucleotide sequence AAGCTTTTCAAAAGGTGTATTCAATCAAGATTTTGATTGGGTTTAAGAAGTTATCCTGGAAAGATATTTTTGTGATCGAGGGAGAACCAAATCTTTTATTTGAAGTGGGCAGTTGCATTGTTGCAACTACCCTAATTCGTGTTCGGTCTTTTAccctcttttctttttaaaatgaaagaatttttatttttaacgaTTTAAAGGTACACATCCCTTTTTTTAGCCcactataaaaaataaaataaaaaagaaaatttacttgtcatagctatctctaagacctatttatgaataataactatctttaattttatttatttttcgtaGCTAAAATATGTTCCTAAATTACACATCGTAACTAGTCTAATAACATACGGTTACTTGAAGAAACCAAGCGAAATACACGCTCCATATCCCATTATCCCCAAAAGTCTTCCGTTTTTAAATAATTTTCTCTCCCATCTTCACTAATCGTTACCACAATACTCGCCGTTTCCTCTCTCATCAATATTTACACGATTAGCTCTACCTTAATTGTGTATCCCCACAAATATATAGGTAAGTGATTTTGGGTGGTTTATAGATTGATCTATACGTGTACTTACTTAAATCTTCTTCAATTTCATTGTTTACACATCCGCCATTCATACAATTTCATTGATTACAAGTCGCCATTGTTAGGGTTTTTGGAAGAAACTTCATTTATAGATTTTAATGGATGGAGGAAAAACTCCAATCAGGGTTACTCGAGGTACACACAATTTATTCGATGAGCCTAATTTCTCTTTAGGAATTACTCAACAACAAGATGTAATTGCAGGCTCCACTGCAAATATTGTTGCTGAGAGGCGTAGTAAGATGATACAACATTTCAGTATTTAGATGTATATATCATCTTATGTCTTCTGTAATGACTGAATTTTATCTGCATCGAATATCATTTTTGTATGTGTATTTCTTTGTTATGTGTATGTATTTACATCAAGTAGTTAACTGTATTCATATATTTCATCTTTTGATTTAGCTGTATTTTGATTATTTGTTTTCTTAAACCTTTTTTAAAATCAAGGGTGTTGCAACCATGTCATCTGGTGAGATGCCAGATATTGGAGTGACCTATGGCAATGAGAGCGGGGATACACTAAAGGCTTCAACTGAAGAGATTCAGGATGGAGGTGATATCTCCGCAGAACATAGGCAATCAGAGGTACTTTCAATGAAATATTAAATTGTATTAAAAACCTTTTATAGAGTATAATTATGCATGTGCATTCAATTATTTTTTGTAGAAGGTCGGAGTTCAGCACCCTGCTGATACAACTATCAATGTGCCCGATGTTGTATATGGGGCTACAACTGGCATACAAAAGGATGAATATGTCAACTCCATAGAGGTATATTAGTTTTCCTTTAAATATTCTACAAGAGACGTTCATATGTAATGAAGTCTCATATTCTATTTAGGGAATGGTAGCAAAGGTTCTATCAGAGATACCTCTCGCAGTAGTGTTTCCACAAGATGTTGTTGAAAAAGAAGTGGGGGACCGCGTCGGTTATTCAAATATAAAGACGCCACCCAAACCCAACGAGAATGTGCAACCTTTATCTGAGTTTTTATTGCCTGACGAGATGCTACCAAGCCAAATTGGTGAAACAAGAATCATCGTGCATCCATCTGTTGCTCGAGCTAGGAAACCTAGTAAACACCAAATATCTCCCTTCATGACCAATTACTGCCCAACAGGTACTTCTAGTGTATCACCTGGGCCGTGTATGTTTAAAAAGAAGCATCCCTTTGTAGAAGATCCCATCAATATGCCGCGTGATACATTCCATTATGTTTTTTATGCTAGTATCTACTTGCAATAGATTCGCAATTGTTGCAACCAAATCATCATATGAGCAATAATCTTTGAACACAATTGCATCTAGTTTGAAATTCACAAAACAATTCTAGTCGTTCCAAATCCTGAGTGTCGGATCAAAGCTGTTATGCTAGCCATTTTTCGTTTCGAAATACAGAAAAAAGATTTGATAACACCCGCAGTCGATTTTTCAAATAGAGTATTTATATTCGAAAACTAATACCAAATAAATCACTCCAAAATTCAAACATACCTAATCGAAAATCGAAATTCACAGCTGATATTCACTAATACGCTCTATATAAACTCGTTCTGGAATTATCGAGTGAATTTGTATCAGCTTTTGAAAGTTCGAATCCGATAATTGACATAATTCACAGCTGATATTCACTATCCTCTGTTttcacttttttgttttttgaatctTGAATTCAAAAATGTTCGAATGGAATAATAAGGAGAGAGAGAGTCATGCTCAATTATGGAAGAACAACTATTACGTGTGAATTATGGTAGATTTAATTTGGCTTCCCTTTTTAATTATATTCTGTTCCAAATATAATGCCTATTTTTACTCTACTCTGTTTTAGGATACATGTGTTCCTCTACGCGCGGGTCACTTAAAATGTAGCTATGATTTGTAAATTGCAAACTTATAGCTATATTATTTTAGGAGCTTATAAAAAGTAGTTGTTTATGTAAGTTTCTCATAAAAAAATTACTATTTTCCCACTAAAAATATTTCGTGGCTATTTCCGCAGATATTTTGATTGAATCAGTgagaaaataaaagataatagTAGTAGTGTTCTCACATAGAACAATTATGAGACTTTCCAGCGTTTCAATGAGAACATGTTTTTCTCCACGAGTTTTACTTTCCCAAGTAAGCTGATTCGATAAGAATGTGAGAGGGAAAATCATATTTATaatacaaaattttcaaaaaaccaTGCAAAGAACATTGTTTGTAATGATTCCATGCAAAGAACAAAGTGCCAAAGCATTAAGCAAATGGGCCAAGAATATTTTGACTTTGATGGCTTAAGCAATATGTTACTTGTTAGTAGTAATAAACT carries:
- the LOC132638513 gene encoding uncharacterized protein LOC132638513 isoform X1 yields the protein MEEKLQSGLLEGVATMSSGEMPDIGVTYGNESGDTLKASTEEIQDGGDISAEHRQSEKVGVQHPADTTINVPDVVYGATTGIQKDEYVNSIEGMVAKVLSEIPLAVVFPQDVVEKEVGDRVGYSNIKTPPKPNENVQPLSEFLLPDEMLPSQIGETRIIVHPSVARARKPSKHQISPFMTNYCPTGTSSVSPGPCMFKKKHPFVEDPINMPRDTFHYVFYASIYLQ
- the LOC132638513 gene encoding uncharacterized protein LOC132638513 isoform X2, whose translation is MSSGEMPDIGVTYGNESGDTLKASTEEIQDGGDISAEHRQSEKVGVQHPADTTINVPDVVYGATTGIQKDEYVNSIEGMVAKVLSEIPLAVVFPQDVVEKEVGDRVGYSNIKTPPKPNENVQPLSEFLLPDEMLPSQIGETRIIVHPSVARARKPSKHQISPFMTNYCPTGTSSVSPGPCMFKKKHPFVEDPINMPRDTFHYVFYASIYLQ